Within the Desulfonatronum thiosulfatophilum genome, the region AGGGCGGCAAAGGGCTCGTCCATCAGCAGAAGCCTGGGTTCCAGGGCCAGGACTCGAGCCAAAGCCACCCGCTGACGCATGCCGCCGGACAACTGGCCGGGCAGATGTTTCTCTCGTCCGGCCAACCCGACCAGTTCCAGCATGCGACGAGCGATGTCCCGACGCCGGTTTCCCGAGACGCTGTTCACCCGGAGGCCGAAGCTGACATTTTCCTCCACGGTCAGCCAGGGAAACAGAGCGTCATCCTGAAAGATGACCGCCTTGTCCGGCCCGGGATTACGGGAAGGAACGCCTTGGACCTTGATGGCTCCCGCATCAGGCTCCAGAAATCCGGCAACGATGTTCAGGAGCGTGGTCTTGCCGCATCCGCTGGCGCCCAACAGGGCGAGGATCTCGCCGCTTCGGACCTCGAAGGAAACATCCCGCAGCACCTCCCGCCGCTCCAGCCCAGCACCGTATGCTTTACCCAGCCCCTGAACCTGAAGGTATGCCATATTCTGCCCGCTGCCGCTCATAACCGGCGGGCCGACCTGGAGAGCAGGCGCATCCCGCGGACCAGAAGCTGGTCGCAAAGCCAACCGATCAGGGCGATCAGGAGGATTCCGGAGATGATCACGTCCACGCGGCCCACCATTCTGGCATCCATGATCAATGCTCCCAAACCGTTCGGAACACCGGTCAGCTCACCCAGGACGAGGTACGCGAAGGAGATTCCCAGCCCCAGCCGCAGCCCGCTCAGAATCTGGCCCATGCTCGCGGGCAGGACCACATGGCGCATCATGCCGAATCGGCCCAGACCGAGCATGCTGCCGGCCCGGAGATAGGTTGTCGGAACAGCGCTCACCGCGGACATGGTGTTCAGGTAGATCGGGAAGAACGCCGCCAGGGCGATCAGGAAAACCGTCGTCTTCAGGCCGATGCCGAACCAGACCAGGGCCAGGGGCAGCCAGCAGATTCCGGGCACGGAACGCAGGGCGTCCACGAAGTCCTTGAGCAGCAGACGCATGACCGCGTTTCGTCCGGAGAGAACGCCCAGGGACAAGCCCAGCAAGGCCGCCAGCGCGAATCCCGCACCGATTCTGACCATGCTCGCCGCCAGATCGACCGGAAATCTCCCGGCATACATGCCCGCCCCGTAACCGGTCACGTAGACCCACAAGGTTTTCGCCACCGTATCCGGCGCGGGCAGCATGTAGACCGGCACGGTCCCGGTATAGCTCAGAAGCGCCCAGCTCAGCAGGATCAGCAGGGGCAGGAGGAGAGGCAGAAAACGGGGCATGGTCGCTCACAAGGCGAAGTTGTTGGAGCTGATACGCTGACAAGCTCAGACAAGAATAATGTCCTGTTTGGATTCAGGCTTTGGGAATATCATGTCTGGCCACACCTTGGAGTTGATGAACTGCTCAAAAAAATGTCGGGCACGGCCTGCATTTTCCCAAGCAAACTGGATTCCCGCCTTCGCGGGAATGACTTCAGTGAGAAAGCTTTTCCCAATCACGTCATGCCTGCGAAGGAGGGCATCCAGCCCATGCTTGCCTCAATTTATTGAGTAGCTGCGAGTTAATGATTCCTCGCGTTATACTTCCAAGGTTCGTTACCTACGGACTTGTTATGCCCGCCCCG harbors:
- a CDS encoding ABC transporter ATP-binding protein encodes the protein MAYLQVQGLGKAYGAGLERREVLRDVSFEVRSGEILALLGASGCGKTTLLNIVAGFLEPDAGAIKVQGVPSRNPGPDKAVIFQDDALFPWLTVEENVSFGLRVNSVSGNRRRDIARRMLELVGLAGREKHLPGQLSGGMRQRVALARVLALEPRLLLMDEPFAALDALTREEMHDLLLALHADFQPAVVFVTHDVVEAVKLADQVLVMGGNSIHDRERINLERPRETEAEPFLEYVRKLRGALRQVFEHDQDNGHSKEKTWPHTTTTSP
- a CDS encoding ABC transporter permease codes for the protein MPRFLPLLLPLLILLSWALLSYTGTVPVYMLPAPDTVAKTLWVYVTGYGAGMYAGRFPVDLAASMVRIGAGFALAALLGLSLGVLSGRNAVMRLLLKDFVDALRSVPGICWLPLALVWFGIGLKTTVFLIALAAFFPIYLNTMSAVSAVPTTYLRAGSMLGLGRFGMMRHVVLPASMGQILSGLRLGLGISFAYLVLGELTGVPNGLGALIMDARMVGRVDVIISGILLIALIGWLCDQLLVRGMRLLSRSARRL